In Mytilus trossulus isolate FHL-02 chromosome 10, PNRI_Mtr1.1.1.hap1, whole genome shotgun sequence, the DNA window ttttgagattttattttataaactgaGCTATCTGGAATGTGAGTCAAAACTGGTAGTccgtttcttttgttttgagttGTGTGTATAAAAGTCTTTGAGTTGAAAACTCACGATAAGGTATAGACTTTAGACTATTGAGGTcacaatgtatatttgttttacaactataagtcaaagtacgatcaggattataatttaacacaccagacgcgcgtttcgtctatataagactcatcagtgacgctcagatcaaaataataataaagccaAAGAAGtataaaattgaagagcattgaggaaccaaaatttcaaaaagttgtgccttAGCAATATGAGTAGtagtccatcagctagttctcAAAAGCGCTCTAATTAAGGAGcttgtgttacaccccagggtaccgcgatttttgttgatagaattcaacttcataatcttattgataaaatacaaggtgttagTCTAAAAAAGAAGTGTccaaaagaggtttaaaaacTTCCCTTTCAATGGTCCCCTAATTTAGCAATCACgactaagtaatttttaattaaattttttgatataaagcgacttaaaaataaataaagtatagGTGTAAACAACTAAAACAGACACAAAACTATCATATTATATGTTACtctgaagattttttgtttttgggttaaaattaaggcatttttttcctttcataaagaaattcgtTATACATTTACCCGTTTTAgttaattaaactttaaaattaatcattatacaatgtttcaatcatttgcagtatttatatatcgtctaaaatatgaaatatttgataaaatatatgtacgtgCAAATACTCGTTAAATTATGGAAATCATAAAATTAccgtctttgattcagtatacaacatgtacaatgcattcacacataagcattatcaatttgcaactgaaaacacacatttaaatgtcgatttatgatgttttggtgagacaaattattttataaattgaatgtgtaacaaaatattactgaaaaagtacaaattaaggtgtttttttttgtgttcagaaaaggtgcactctatcgaactcaataaaagtgtgcttgattacattttgtgttttagctaTGAAGTGATTGACTTAAGATTATTAAGTCATTCAATCGACAAACATCGCTTTGAATGAACGTCAAATAGTCAGTTATGAGAATTGGCCATACTTTTTACGTTCTAAGGTTTCTaagagatacaaaaaaaattggctttgttgttttcagtttaaataaagattctgtTCAGCGTTGGTTGTTAAATGTACATGAAattgttatcaaaagtaccaaaattataatttagtatgccagacgcgcgtttcgtctacgtaagactcatcagtgacgctcatatcaaaatgtttgtaaagccaaacaagtacaaatttgaagagcattgagaatccaaaattccaaaaagttgtgccaaatacggctaaggtagtcTATGTCTcagataagaacatccttagtttttcgaacaaatcaaagttttataaactggaaatgtatataaatgatattcatgtctaCACATATTGTTGACTagtggactggtgataccctcgggacgaaacgtccaccagcagtggaaaGAGGTTCAATATCCTTAAAATTCGAGATTTGGTAGGAATGGGTAACCCTGAAACATCCGCAcaaaaagaactttaaaaaCTCGAATGAAGCGAGACAAAGCTGATgttatgaaattgtttcagacactgcaaagctggccaaatgcatttgaaaaatCTGAGCAGTTATATGGCTTGTTCTCGGGTTCTGTTGCTTCTTCTGAATTAAAGTGCAACCTTCTAAACGCTGCATATACAAAAGTCAACCGATatcttcaaaacaattaaaagattatcattgcttacattttcaaaaaaggaaataaaagacaagcagttaatggctgataagaacaacaaaacatttagagcagatgaaaaaaatgtcGCCTGCTTGTCAAAGCCCAGACAAGATAGTTGGTTGCGCAAAAGGCTCTCCAGTTTGAATTAGGTCCTCTTCCAATGTATCTTGCAAACTTTGATGGTAcacatttaatgaaaattaaaatctgtcCTGGATGGTCTTTTAGAAAATGGTCATTCCTTAGGAAagcatgtggatatttgatgacaTGGCAGTTATTCAACCCATTACTAGGATACaaagcactttttttttatttggcaattgttattttaaaaaccatccttTTAGTTTCGAAAAGAGGTCCCGCATTGATTTTGTCACTGATTAGTATCCCAcaatatccataaaaaaattaaaacagcagGTCCTTGGGAGGACAAATCATTACGATAAGTTCTAGACCATCACAATCGTGTTCTTGGGAATGgaagaaatgtttgttagttGGGGAAAACAAAGTTGCTCTTGTTGAATTCTTTGGTTCGGAAAAGGGTAAATAATCCTAtagatttacacttgaatgtattgatttatttgtatcacatggaagtatgtgccacaaaataaatgttggaAATGAAATAGCGTAGAATGGTTATATCTTATAATCAAACAGGAGGAAGCCGATTACAAAATGTTTCTTAATGCAAAAATATGCAGCTGACAAAAGTTACGACTCCATTGTTATAAAACCTTCTGATATTGATGTGGAAGTATTGACTTACTATTTTCACAGTTGCATATCAATTCTAACATTGTTAGATTGGTGAGAATGTTTGTAGAAAACTGCCAGGATTTCATGCCAGTACAGGTTGTGATTCAGTAAGTGTTTTGTCTAGTAAAGGAAAAAAAGCAAAGTATTCGGCTTTTTGACACGTAATGTGTTTTAGGAAGGTCTATTCCAACGTGGTGAAACCTTTGAAGAGGTTGACGAAGAGTTGGCAAAACACTCGAGAGGTTTTCGTGTTCTATATATGgctatgaaattaaaaatatcgatGAATAAAGATCAGAACGTTTTGAAATGCAACCAAAAAAGATGTATTGTCATCTACTGCCCCCAACAaaagatgcaatgttaaagCACATTAAACCATCCAACTTTCAGACGAAGATTTGGAAATCTGCTCTTAAACACAACACTGGTCTGTTGCTAAACAACTATAGTTGGATTGTTTAGAACGATTTGATCAGTATCAATTGGCTAGACCAACCACCAGCGTTAGATGCTTTAATAATTCTGAAGTGCTGTTCATTTAAACCTGGTTGTGCCAACAACAGATATTCATGTGTTCAACAAGGTTTATCCTGAACAGATACCTGTATGTAAATGCTCGAAAGCTTGTAGATATAAGGATTATCAAAAACGTTGATATTGCTAACGATGACGACGAATATGATGGAAATGATGATAAAGATAATTCGGTAGATGCAGGTgaccaaactgatgatgattATATGGATTGACCTTCTGCGTGGCCTTAAAATGTAGTGAAttggttgttaaaaaaaataaaaaagatagaGATATAGAAACCCTgacagttttgtgtgttttaatatgtaagttatttcatgaatatgatGTATAAATTTGTGACAGAATCGTGCATTTCTAGTTGCCTATGTTTGTGTCTGTCATtgattctatgtttttgtttcttacctttaaatgtttttctttcaacAGCCTTTACATTGTAGTTACATTATGCTctatgtttcattataaaaaatatacgaaaattagtacttttgatttttttcattcaaaatcatgaaTTATGGAaattaccctcccccttttttcttggtcctctacgatttaaaaattaattgaaaattagcctgcgttttaataagatatgatttgttccatttaataaaaagaatagtactgaattattggttatttttacatttttctgtaaatatgtgcaaaacaaaatttttgatataccctTTAACAAGTCCCCTTTTAaccccttttggacactttttcaaaagtctaccacctcttaaaatattcttcatatattactctttaaatttataccaaCAACTTGCGGTACCCTGGAGTGTAacacagaattgaaattttgccctaccagctgatggactataGGACAATTTTCAGGTTATTAAAAACCAAACGTTTTCGTATCAAACATGAGATATTGAATGATATTACATAATAATATCTGATCATTACATTTTCTTACCTTAAACTTTCACACCTTTAGTTTTTAGAATATCTTTCTTTCACAGATACACAAGTATTAGTAGATTAATGAGAGTTCATTCACTACAACTGTTTCAcctaaatttaaaacattatacaaaatgCTGTCATTAAGTAGCGTTTTAGTTTTATTCATCATTGGTTTAGTCAGTTCTGATCTATGTTCCAGCACAAGAACTGatattcaaaatgtaaacaTCGGCATAACAAAGCTAGATTTGGACAATTATAGAGATATCGATCAAACAATTTTGGAAATGAAACATGCAACGGTTCGGTTGGAacaaaaaatgcacaaaatatatACAGGTAAGAATCCAAATgaaatcaattttcaattttatacattGAAAGTTTGTTGCAcacataattatattataaacgTTGGATAAGATGAACTCGATCATGCATAAAATAAGATTGATCAATTTTTTGttgctttacgtccagtggcaaatattttatgtatgttCAGAACGAAAGTTGAGTTGagttattgaaaacaaaatttaagacTTGGTAAgtctttttttcacttttttaccAAGACAGGAATAACTTTTGAGATTTTGAAAGTTGACAGTTTGGTAAGCTTTATGTTAAAAacccaaataaaataaagtacgaatttaAAAGCAtggaggaccaaaaattcctaaaaggttGACCAAATACAGCTATTGTTATCTTTTCCGGAGAAAGAAAAGACTAagtatttcgaaaattcattgttttgctcgaataaaaaaatgtagaaaGGGGAACTAAAGTACGGAGTTGAAGAAAGAGGGTGAATGATATACAGATTTGAGTGCCGGAATGCAAAAGAATTTGGGTGACtaatttaaaaagtgttttctCTGAGGATGACAGACGCATTTTCGTGAATAGAGGGAAGGTTTGAGTGAGTGATCGAGATACGGATTTGCGTGTGGGAATGAAAGGGATTTGCATGTTGCAATGAGAGAGGGATTTGCGTTAGGGAATGAGAGAGATTTGCCTGTGGTAATGATACACGGATAATGCATGTTGGAATGAAAGAGGGATTGTCAAACTAAACAGTAGACCTTTTTGCGTTTGATTGAGAGAGATTGCGTGAGTGAGTGACAGAGGAATATGCGAGAGTGGCTGTTGGTGACGTTATATCACTTACAATTGCTTCTGGTTTTAGTGAGGGAATAAAAGAGATAAGTGAATTAGAGGAATAAATTGAGCAAAGAAAAAGAGAGATGGACTTCAAAAGTAAATGCAAGAGATGGATTTAATGAGTGAATGAGAAAAAGAATTGATAGAGTGATTGTATTAGTAAAGATGAAGCGAGGAAGTGAAAAggtgacaaaaataaaaaaaaagatatagagAAGGTGAGCGATATCGCATAAAAAGTACGTAACACCTTCTTTTCGGCTATAACAGGTGCGggtttaattgaaaatcctcaTAAGATATGACTTAAAACGGTACTGCCcgtgtcacactgtcccgatttttacgccgatggcaacacgatttgggaaattttcaaaatcgggactgatcgtatccagatcgggctattcgtagtgcaATCTGTAACAATCGTAGAACCATTGGCCACTTTGTCTAGCCTTCGgagacaacttcgggaagggttctaattgttttaacatgttaaaaaatccccgaaggtgcgtccgatgttgagggttcgtattgagttcgtttcaccatcctcaccatcgtaatgtcaccgggaatgcatctttgaacatcgttttgcattcgtgtttccatcgtttccatcgggcagttttgacattacgatgtctacacgaatgaatcacaaAGCTATCCGAAGGTCTCACGATGGCAACACttcgtaatcccgtcgtgttgccatcgaaaaaaagtacaaaggcgacaagatggaactatgacggcaataaatccagctaaatgtaagttaattttcgcgaAAAAATACATCtaaagtgccatgcgcgatatgcactggtcagtctaatacgacagttaagaaagacgttcacaaaacatggggctcatatcatatgattctatgagaacaagaaaggcgacagcgttgtttctattaatacAAATGGAACaggaagagcagctattacaggctcaggatttatttttacaagttaaatagtattttttgtcaatttttcatatcaagtaacataatgaaaatcataaacgcgcctcgtacaccaacactgaaggtacacgtatatagggaaaccaactttttctgcATTagtctgattttttatgtatcgtttAAATTGTTGTCACACTAATGTTTACAATTATGTctataaccattttgttttctatatgtcatattgtgccgcatttgttgctttccccatATCCTTCCTTTTGGTCTATATTATTAAGATATTCTCCTGGAAaaagctctttttgaataaaggGGATCAAAgaacccattaccttacctttaagatagacCAGTAAACATGCGTGATCATTCAGGgtagtgcacacattttacagttccaAAAAGGCAATGGCAAGCGTGGCATCCCcttgtatgtaacatattggggtcaaatatggacactatatttgtatatgacacatgcagaaaatggtaaattgaatatgcacatttgatacataaactttgttttttttagaaatcaaccaaaacattcagtaactggaaatacctttaatataaaaaagaagatgtggtataattgccaatgagacaactatccacaaaagaccaaaaatggcacaaacattaacaactattgtctttagaaccagcaggtaaaaaaaaTGAGCAACCAGCTTTAtgtgtattatgctatttcaaggagaaaaaacaagtccatctgcatgaccttgacctttggccttgaacgtaaaaaatgtcagatcattacaGGGAGGAACAATgtaccaaatgtggttaaaatcttttgaagcatattggttttagagtgtccacaagggtgatattgccttgtattacaactgccactgtgacATTtacctttgaactttaaagtcacTAGCGTTTAAGATATTCTTAACGAGTAACACCATACCACGTTTTGGGCATTTTGGTTctagagtgtccataacaattttatctacacGCAACTTACATGTATTAGGCGAGGAGATATTAACTAAGTTTTTGTACTTTCCTACTAGACTCATACCCCTCCCTTTTCCTCTTCCTCTTCCTCTCCCTGAATTTGTTGGCATTATATGCAGAGACTCATAGTCAAGTTTTACCCTTCAAGCCTACGGTCTTACATCTTATGATTAAAccagaaatgaaatgaaatgtaaaatataatatatattcaatattgatcAAACATTTTAGAATGCGTGATGCCTGcagcatataatttaaatgatcgtaagctgtacacgacgtcttttagacatcgtacggccatcgcgccatcatcgttatccatcgtgtagccttcgtgatccatcgtgtagccttcgtgatccatcgtgtaggcttctgctgagatatgaagcttaaatacccgtcttcggttaaccatcgtatgtccatcttttgctatcgtatataattcaggcaccatcgtatagacttcgttattcgtCGTACTTGCatcggtcactttttggtatttcatcgagatcgggaccaacttcatacgaacttacaattttcgcattcgggtgtcaaTCGTTTATAAAAATCgtgacagtgtgacgcgggcataacaATAAGCAAACCATCGAACAAATCTCTTGTACAAACATGATTTATCaatacaaaatttgataattgttcttgaataaatatttactgATAATGATAAACAGTCATACTCTTATAAACATAGACTATATTTGATTTTAGTGTCATGTCCAATGGAGCCTTGTCTGAATGGGGGAACATGCGTAAATGACACATGTCTATGTAACGATGGCTTTGCCGGATCAAAATGTGAAATAGGTTTGTTATACTTTGTATTTAACTCATATGGGTATATCTTCCTATCAACAAGAGcatttcatattgaaatatacCACCTTACCCATTAAGCATACAACATTTAATTGACTTGGTATACTTGTATGTGATTCCACCCTGCAAATGACAAATTGTAGCTATTTGATACAATATACAATCCTAGTGACAAAAGACATTTCattaaatgtaaaagaaaaacataagccaaattatgaaaatttgccataTGTCTTACCAAGACAATTATCCAGTGACACACCAATCTTAAAATCTAGTATATATCAACATATGGAATCATTTAAAGACAAAGGTCTATACAATATTATAGCAGTCATAGTGCACGACATTCTATTCTTAAGTATAGAATATTATGATATTGATATAAATGTCTGaagttttcatatattttatgattggagaataaatcattttaatatttttttatgctttaTTTCTTTTGTAGATGTTAACAAAACATGTCAATGCGACAGCAACACACTTATACCACACCCAAATAAATGCCAGCTCTACTATAACTGTAGTCAAGCGGTGTCTCCCCTTCCAACAGAAAACAGACTTTATCCACACATTCCGCAAGTTTTAAGACCTGCCTACCTGCACGAATGTTCCTACCCAAAACTTTTCTCAACCACAATTATGTCCTGTCAGAATTATAAAGACGTAAATTGTGGGTCTAGACACgaaaccaaaaataaatgtaggtAAATATAGTTTATTGAATGAATGATAATGTCACATGGAAcatgaaaatcaaaaacatatcACTAGATAATATCTAAGCGACCACACAACATTAAAAGGTCATAGTTTTATAGAATGAGATGAAAAATTATAATGCAAACGAAAATAATGGTttgagtttgatttttttagttcagTTACTTAATACTTAATTGATCGATACAATAATGCAAAACTCCAAGGAAATCCAAATCGAAGTCCCCTCTTATTCCCTTatcactatataaaaaaatagtttcaatTCGCACaggaaaatttgatatttgcatCCTGTTTTGATCTAACTACACAACCATATAAGGTATTCTTGGCTTTCATATTTTGGTTTAAGCCACCGTTATGAAGAAAAGTGCCAGTTGGGAATcataattttcctttttataactatacattataatattcaaaagcAACACACAAATTCTATCAATCTAACAAGTCCAAGTAACTCCTCAATGACAAtcgaaaatgtttatttaaaaatgataatataaaaagatagaaaacgaaacattataatataaaataagttaGAATTTCCCTCTGTGAATGGATATgcaatacatttaaaacaacaCTGTAAAACGCCATAACCTGTCTGTTACTAACAGATGCTTAACTAATATCTTTTTCAATGTAGGTGACTACCTCACGGTAAGCTATAATTGTCTCGGAGCTTGTAAAGACTGCATTTATTTCACACCTAATTGTATTGGATTCACAGACGGGatatacagaaataaatatgtttcgCCACCTGGAGAGATATATTTTGAATGTCGAGACGAAAGAAATATTTATGGTGGTCCAAATCCCTGTACAGCCAATATGGCACCTCACCATGGCAATTGCAGGGACTTATATGAAATACCATCATCCTATTGGGGAGTTGGATATGGTGTTGACTGCACCGGAAGACCAAATGGTAACTATAAAAGTGAACGGATGGCAAAGTGTGATATCTACTACACTTGTGTGAATGGAAACTCAACGCTATCACACTGTGATTCGGGAaaagtttttgatttaaaatctgcATTCTGCCAAAATCCAGCAAATGCATGCAACCCATGCGGAACCGTATATAACGGCTGTTAACGAAAACTCCAAGATAATTGTAAAGAATGAGCTAGTTTTCcgtgattataatatttttagaatataaagataattttctctgctttgttttgaaaatataactaCATACggcagtattttttttctcgggGTTAAGAAACAACTCAGAAAATTCTGCAATATTTGAATCCGAGCAAGACACAAGAGTAATTCGgcttttcagaatctaaagaatcatgggtaatttcattgttcgtaccccaaaatgaaaataacgtcacgtcattggttgaatttcaattgtttttgacatttttaaccaatcacgacgttttggtgtacacttttgaaaatatttcccAGGATGCAtcagattctgaaacggcgaattacTTTGTTAATAGAGTGCTGGCAAGTTGTTTTCTGTTAAGTTATTAGTGATTCGACAATTCACAATCTAAATTGCTATGAGAACTTTCAATGTTCGCACACCAAAATATAAAACTCcatcatctttttttgttattcagaATAATATCTACAAATCACAATgttcttgtgtatatttttgataaaaacccaaccaaaacaaaacaaacaagattAACTGAATTGTTTTGGTTCtgatttgaaaaattgtaatatcCTTTCAAAGTGTTACAGTTATGTCAGGTTATTTAGATCTGAAAGTGAGTCTTATAATTTGTGAGTTTTGATAATGATTCTGTTCTAGGATTGTATGACCTATCATGTTGAAACAACTACATTAGAATGAGCAGTTTTGGTTCAACTATATAAACTGTTGCAGGTTTCCTCCTCTTTGATTGATGCTTCAAAAAGACACATCATGTATCTTTGATTTGTtaagcattttcattttaatgtttctcAATAAACCTGCTTATTTCATAGTATTATAGCTGAAATTGTACTTTTGTAGTCTCAGAAAATtagtttgtatttttgttgaacGTTTAATGAAATAGTGTAGAGCTACTTGTTAAAGAGTAGTTCATGTTCACATAATCTTACACAAGTCCAACTTCTTGGGGAGTTGGTGGTATTCTGAAATAGCTTATTCATCTGTTCATCTATAACTTTcctttctgttttatatttactcatcaactttattttgacaatttgcACAAGGACTACATGCGAAATTATAAGTATTAATTTCCTTTTTGCTGATACTTCAATTGTTTATCATAAGcacaaataaaagaagaaaatatcaCTGAGGTCTCATTGAGAAATTACTGTCAAATCAAAAGTTCAGGACCACCCCTGTCAACTGTTTATTGGAATTATTTGCTAGATGTCAATCACGCAATATATTAAACTCTGCACAGTGATCAATTTCGTTTTAACTTTATTATCTACTTAATCCATAATGTAGAGTAGTATGAGGATCGGTGCTGGAGGAACTGATGGTATAAAgacaatagtagtataccgctgttcaatagccatggaaagtagtataccgctgttcaatagccatggaaagtagtataccgctgttcaatagccatggaaagtagtataccgctgttcaatagccatgaaaagtagtataccgctgttcaatagcaatgaaaagtagtataccgctgttcaatagccatggaaagtagtataccgctgttcaatagccatggaaagtagtataccgctgttcaatagccatgaaaagtagtataccgctgttcaatagccatgaaaagtagtataccgctgttcttTATTCACAGAAAGTAGAGTAACATCTGAGTATTGATACAATTTCAATTGAAACCAAGACAATGTAAGTACCGAACATTCATAGATTGTATCATAGCGATGTTTTCGAAGGGACCTTTGATTGACCTGTCGTTCAAAAGTCAGGAGATTATACACTCAATAGTTTCTTGTCAGACATCTGAAATGAATCGTTCTCTTATAACTAATTCTATGGACAGAATAGTACGAGGGACAAAGGAATAGATCCATGAGGTCATTACTTGATGAATACATGTTTCTTTAAAGGagatgcaaattaaaaaaagtaaagtatTTTCCATAAAAAGCTCTACATTAAATCAATAACACATTGCAGTAACTATACTTTAATCAAGTGTATTTCACAATAACATTCACATTGATACGTTTTATCAACGACGTCCACACAAAAATC includes these proteins:
- the LOC134686195 gene encoding protein jagged-1-like, coding for MLSLSSVLVLFIIGLVSSDLCSSTRTDIQNVNIGITKLDLDNYRDIDQTILEMKHATVRLEQKMHKIYTVSCPMEPCLNGGTCVNDTCLCNDGFAGSKCEIDVNKTCQCDSNTLIPHPNKCQLYYNCSQAVSPLPTENRLYPHIPQVLRPAYLHECSYPKLFSTTIMSCQNYKDVNCGSRHETKNKCDYLTVSYNCLGACKDCIYFTPNCIGFTDGIYRNKYVSPPGEIYFECRDERNIYGGPNPCTANMAPHHGNCRDLYEIPSSYWGVGYGVDCTGRPNGNYKSERMAKCDIYYTCVNGNSTLSHCDSGKVFDLKSAFCQNPANACNPCGTVYNGC